In the genome of Chrysemys picta bellii isolate R12L10 chromosome 17, ASM1138683v2, whole genome shotgun sequence, one region contains:
- the LOC122172798 gene encoding E3 ubiquitin-protein ligase TRIM39-like codes for MSGSARIELLKDYFHKEADVTLDLDTAHPRLEVSEGGKCVRDTGAVRNVPNNEKRFDSQMFVLASEGFESGKHYWEVDIGKKSNWELGVAREDVSRKGKITLSPKNGYWVIGLTDGKDYWARTDPWTRLTVSGKPSKIGMFLDMSAGKLSFYNVDSKFVFYTFTDNFEEKLYPFFSTGSAVTRDTEPLKISSGFEKQ; via the exons ATGTCTGGGAGTGCTAGGATTG AATTGTTGAAGGACTATTTCCACAAAG AAGCTGATGTCACTCTGGACCTTGACACAGCTCATCCTAGGCTTGAAGTTTCTGAAGGAGGGAAGTGTGTGAGGGACACGGGAGCTGTTAGAAATGTGCCAAACAATGAGAAGAGATTTGACTCCCAGATGTTTGTGCTGGCATCTGAAGGTTTTGAATCTGGAAAACATTACTGGGAAGTGGACATTGGGAAGAAAAGTAACTGGGAATTGGGGGTGGCCCGTGAAGATGTGTCTAGAAAAGGGAAGATCACTCTGTCCCCAAAGAATGGCTACTGGGTCATAGGGTTAACAGATGGGAAAGATTATTGGGCTCGCACAGATCCCTGGACCCGTTTAACAGTGAGTGGAAAACCAAGTAAGATTGGGATGTTCCTGGACATGTCAGCAGGAAAGTTGTCATTTTACAATGTTGACAGCAAATTTGTTTTTTACACTTTTACTGATAACTTTGAAGAGAAACTTTATCCCTTCTTCTCTACAGGCTCTGCTGTTACAAGAGACACTGAGCCACTGAAAATCTCCTCTGGTTTTGAAAAACAGTAG